The Petrotoga mobilis SJ95 genomic sequence TGGAATAATTGGCTAACAACGGCTCAAATTTTGGAATTAGACAACAAAAAAGTCGTTGTTGGATTAGGAAATTTATTTATTAAAGAAGCTGTCGAGAAAAGATTCGGTTCAATAATAAAAGAAACTATAAACAATATCCTAGGCAAACCTGTAGAGGTTGTTTTTAAGGAAATCCCTATTAGCAAAGAACAAAAAAATGCAGTAAATGGCCCAATAATAAAAAACAGGCCTTTGAAACTATCAGAGTTTAATCCTGAGTTCACCTTTGACAGCTTTGTTACAGGAAATTCCAATAGAATAGCTTATTATTCAGCCTTGGAAGTTTGTAAAAATCCTGGCAAATATAATCCTTTATTTATATATGGAGATGTTGGACTAGGTAAAACTCATCTTTTACATGCAATAGGGAACTTTTTGATGGAAAATGCTCCTGATTTGAAGGTTAAGTATGTAACCGCTGAGGATTTTATGAATCAAATGATGGATGGAATAAGAGCTAGTGATATGGAGAACTTCCGAGAACGGTTTAGAAGGAATGTTGATTTTTTATTGATAGATGATGTTCAATTTTTAATTGGGAAAAATACCGTACAAAGCGAACTTTTTCATACCTTTAATTCTCTTTTTAACTCAAGAAAACAGATAGTAATATGCTCCGATAGAACGCCCGATGAATTGGCAACCTTTCATCCTAGATTGATTAGTAGGTTTGAAATGGGTTTGATAACTGATATACAAGCACCTGATAAGGCAACAAAGTACCTAATAGCTAAGAAAATGGCACAAATGATTTCTCTTCAACTTACCGATGATGTTGCTTATTATTTGGCTGAACATGTCGATACAAACTTAAGAAAACTTCGGGGCGCAATTATGAACCTTCTGTTGCAAAGTCAAATTTCAGGTGCACCAGCAAATATCGAATCTGCAAAAACGATAGTGAATTCAATGATGAGAATGAACGCGAACAAAGTTAGGTTCCAATCACCAGAAGTTCTTGAAACTGTGAAAATAGATACCGTTATAGATTTGGTTGCTGCTGAATTTGATATAAA encodes the following:
- the dnaA gene encoding chromosomal replication initiator protein DnaA, which codes for MEKHELIEKLRSNMSRDTWNNWLTTAQILELDNKKVVVGLGNLFIKEAVEKRFGSIIKETINNILGKPVEVVFKEIPISKEQKNAVNGPIIKNRPLKLSEFNPEFTFDSFVTGNSNRIAYYSALEVCKNPGKYNPLFIYGDVGLGKTHLLHAIGNFLMENAPDLKVKYVTAEDFMNQMMDGIRASDMENFRERFRRNVDFLLIDDVQFLIGKNTVQSELFHTFNSLFNSRKQIVICSDRTPDELATFHPRLISRFEMGLITDIQAPDKATKYLIAKKMAQMISLQLTDDVAYYLAEHVDTNLRKLRGAIMNLLLQSQISGAPANIESAKTIVNSMMRMNANKVRFQSPEVLETVKIDTVIDLVAAEFDINRKDIFSSSRKKEIALARQVLAYLFKTTMKLKTKDISEKLDKNHSTIIHSIKKIEHSLLMGNEMIKNKINNIKNKLEDEKGILTL